The Lolium perenne isolate Kyuss_39 chromosome 6, Kyuss_2.0, whole genome shotgun sequence genome segment AGCACATATACCCACACAAATTTGAGCTTTAGTTTTTTTCTCAACCTTGTTTAACCAGTTCCCAAACATATCCGTGACATTGGCAGGTGGGGGAATATTGAAAGTAAAATACGCAACTCTCCATATAAGGCGAGCAAAagggcaagagaaaaacagatgattGATATATTCCTCAGAATCACAAAATACACATTTCTTAGAACCATTCCATTTTCGCTTTGTGAGGTTATCTTTTTTTGGATTACTTTTCTATATTGGAACCACATGAAGATCTTAATATTCAGAGGAACCTTAGTTTCCAAATATACttgcgcaaaaaaaaaaaaatggtggTAGTCAGTATACCCAGTACCTTTTTCTGTGAATTATTACATTGAAGTTGCATCTGAGCGTTCTGTTATAGCTGCAAGTAGTCTTGGCATCGGGGGCATATCAATCTCCTGTGGACCCTCAAGAACCCGGACCACTTCAAGCATCGTCGGCCGATCAAACTCATTATCTTGGATGCACCAACATGCAACTTTGCAAGCCCTTTCAGCCTGTTCCAAATTGATGTCTCCATGTAATTGTGGATCCACCAAACTCAGCACATCTCCCTCGTGAAGCTTGGTGATGGCTAACACTGGGAAATATTCCATATGATAATTGCTGCTACTGTATGATTCACGGGAGTTCCTTCTTCCTGATATGATTTCCAACAGTACCAGGCCAAAGCTGTAAACATCAATTTTTGGAGTAATAGCAACTCCGCTAAGCCACTCTGGGGCAAGATAGCCTGCAGTTCCTCTGAATGTAGTCAGGACACGGCTAAAATCCCTTCCCACAAATGCTGCCAACCCAAAGTCTGCAACTTTAGGAACAAATGATGCATCGAGAAGTATGTTTTCTGGCTTAATATCACAATGTATGATACATTTGTGGCAACTCTGATGCAGGTAGGACAATCCTCTAGCAACTCCTAGGGCTATTTGATACCTGGTGTTCCAATTCAGGACAGCAGCATTGCTCTCAAATAGGTGAGCATCGAGAGATCCATTTACCATGTTTTCATACACAAGCAGCCTTTTATCACCTTCGCAGCAGAAACCAATCAATTTGACTAGGTTGATATGTTGGATGAGTCCAATTGAGCTCACCTCCGCCCTGAACTGCTTCTCTCCCTGACGGGCACCATCAAGCCTTTTCACTGCTATAGTAGTCGAGTCACGTAATACTCCCTTGTATACAGAACCAAAACCACCTGCTCCCAGCTTTTCGGAGAAGTTTTTAGTAGCATGAACTAAATCAGCATATCTAAAGGCTATAACCCCACCACTTCCTTGATTGTCATATGATGGTGAACCACAGCACTTGAATTTGTTCCTCCAAATCACTATCAACAGCATGAGCATTATTATCATTCCTAAACTAATAGCGCTTGCAGCAATAACAAATCCATTGTTTGGTTTTCTTCTGTTTCTTAGATTTGGCAAATCTTTGGCGGCAAGGCGGAGGTAAAGAGCATCTTCAGAAGTAATGCCAACGCCATCATTCAGGTTTACACTGAACAATTCCCCGTGCCAGACAGAGCATCTGCTGTTGTTGTAGGAATACGCAGTGCAGATGCAGGAGTTGAGACAAGCTTCTTCACATTTGCTCTGAGTGGTGGCAACGTCTATGCTTTGCCGGCTGATGGGCAATTGAACCTTAGCAATTGGGTGGAACATGTCTGTTGAACTTGTGGTGTTTCCTTTACCGGTGCAATGTAAGGGATTATCTCTGATGCATCCTCCTGTTCGATCATCAAACTCCCAATCATGTGTCGACTTCTGAGAAAAGCTCTCCATACAGGAACAGGATGCACTTGCTTTGTTGTTGCAGACTGTGAAAGGTCCGCAGGTAGCAGGCGGACTGCAGGGATCAACAGGTTGAGTATGTAAGTTTTGCCAGGACTGTTTGGTTTCAGACCAAATATTCAGCTTGATCTGACCAGAGATGTCTAGTTGTATAAATACGGAATATGTATCATCCGGTAAAGTGTACATGTAGTATTCTTCTACATTGTTATCAACATATGTTAGGTCAAACAAACCTTTGGTCCGTGGATCAGTTTCCAAAATTGCCTCAAGTATTGGTATAAGCTTGGATGTTGATGTTCCGGATGCCCAAGACCAGTACACAATGGAGGGGTTGATGCGCTGGAGGACCATCCCACCAAGGCCTAGTCTCATGCTGTATGAGCCGAGGCCCGGATCGATTAGGCTCTTCTTTGAGATGAGCTGGCGATTCAGATTGGTGACCTTGTTCCGGCCAAACTTGGAACCAGAGAGGGCAACATCTGCTGGGTAATCGAAGCTCTGCCACAACGGTACCTTCGATGATGGGCTTTCTACGAAGAGGGCAAGGTTCCCACTGTTCAAGAGAACGGCACTATTGGCGTTTATGCTGGTTTGTGTCCTATTGGCAATGTGAGTGGACCAGATTAAGGATTCAGTACCGGCATGGGTTACGATGGCAAGATTACCATTGGTTGAGATTTTGAGCTGTGTTAGGTTGAGCTTGGAGTCAGTAATTGGCTCGTCTCTGTTAGCAACCCACACAGTTGTGAAAACTGGGATCTTGTTGAACCATATGCCAAGGTACCAGTTGGAGTTGGGGGAGATGGTGTTGTCGGACTTACTGGTGATGCTTGCAGCTGGCTGGAAGAAGCCAAGCACAAACTTGCCGTTTCTTGAGACGAGCTTGTCGCCCACAGCGAGCGCTTGGCCTGCTGTGAGCGTATCATTTGCAGCTGCAGAGAAACATGAAGGAGTGTGCAAGGAAGAAAAGAGGAGAAGCCCAAGTAGGATGTAGAGGGGAGGCATGGTGAAGAGTGTGAATGAATTGGAGATGATTGACGCTGGAAGGAAGAAATGTagctatagaatggaacagatcCCTctcaaaaaagaagaagaagaatggaaCAGATCAGGGAAGACGTGCAGGAATGCATGATATTCAATGGACTAGTTGACTTGGGACCAATTGAACTCACATAATTGGGCATCCCGAACCACTTGGGGTGCCACTTGAGCTTAGGTGGTTGTACACCACCAGTTGAGCTAGTTGTCTACACACCCATGTGCTATATAGCTCAGTACAAGGAAGGTTGTTTTCAAGCTCTCCAAGAAGCTTCAACTTGGGCTGTCACTTGAATTACTATGTAGGAGGCGCGGCTTGCCAACCCATCAGAATATGCAAGTAAGTGAATTTTCCATTTGGTTGCTCTAGTTTTAGCATGGTGAACTACAAGTTGAGTGACAGAATGAGAACACAAGAAACAATTCCGTGACAGTAAACAGAAGGGAAGAACACACAAATACATGCTAATATTATTTTTATAACTCGATCATCAACTGGAAACGAACTTAGATCATTTAATTTGAAGAGGCTAAAAAAAAATTGTTCAAGACATGAAGAGCACAATTAATCCCTGCAATATCAAACGACAAGAAACGCGGCTTGAGTGCACTTGCTAAAAAATATATTTGTAGGAAGTGTGGCTTGCCACATGCTTTCCCACCAAACAATAGGCAACTTCAAATAATTCAAAAGTAACAGGGATGAAGGCAAGACGTTTTTTTCAGAAATCTGCACTGTTCTTCTTTGAACTGCTTATGAAACGGGCACATAACATCCATCCAACGCTTTTTTCAGAAATGTTGCATGTTTGGTGAAGCACTGTTCCTATTTGGTTGTATTGACATACTACAGGCTGCAAAGACAATTTTAGGAGAGCACTTAGTGTGTGTTGGCAATCACTGGTGTAATAGGGATGgatggtttttttttttgagggaaagcCACCACGGCAAGCTTTATTTATTATAGAATAAAATTACATTGCTTACTAACAAATCCAAAAGAAAAGCAGGAGGATCATCTATCCCATTACaataatgaccaatgtcatcatttaccTTAACTCCTACACTACCCCCTTGGACATATTGATTGATCATCCTACACCATTCAGGGGCAAACCCCTTCATCCTCAAAGTCTGTTGTAGAAATGACCATTTCACTTTATCATTTAGAAAGCTTAGAATATCTGATTGGTATCCAGTGGAGACCCGATTTGAGAGCAAATTGGGATGCTGGAAGGGCCGATTATTGTCCTATGGTGACAGACTGGTCCTTATCAATTCAGTTTTAACTAGCTTACCGATGTtcatgttgtctttcctagaaatACCCGTTGGGGTAAGGAAAAGACTGGATTTTTATAGGTCTCGTTTCTTCTGGCAATCTgaggaaaacaaaagaaaatataggCTCACCAAGTGGAATATCGTATGCAGACCTAAGGATCAAGGGGGTCTTGGTATCGAGGtcattgaattgaaaaatagatgtttattgagTAAGTGGCTTTATAAACTTCTTAACGAAGATGGGGTATGGCAAGAACTACTgcagaacaaatacttaagacAAAAGACCTTATCTGAGGTACAAGCTAAACCTACAGACTCTCCCATTTGGAAGGGATTAATGAGGGTTAAAGAGGATTTTTTTAGCAGAGGTTTTTTTCAGATCGGTGATGGTACTCATATCCGTTTTTGGGAAGATACCTGGTTAGGAAATACACCATTAGCTCAACAATATCCATCCTTATATAGTATTGTGCATCATAAGAATGTAACAGTAGCTCATGTGTTAGCCCAAACACCTATGAATATCAGTTTCAGAAGGTTGTTGTTGGGAAATAAATGGTCTTTATGGTTACAATTATGCAGGAAACTTATGAGGATTAATTTATCTGATGAGAAAGATCAATTTGTTTGGAAATTGATAAC includes the following:
- the LOC127305727 gene encoding G-type lectin S-receptor-like serine/threonine-protein kinase At2g19130, with translation MPPLYILLGLLLFSSLHTPSCFSAAANDTLTAGQALAVGDKLVSRNGKFVLGFFQPAASITSKSDNTISPNSNWYLGIWFNKIPVFTTVWVANRDEPITDSKLNLTQLKISTNGNLAIVTHAGTESLIWSTHIANRTQTSINANSAVLLNSGNLALFVESPSSKVPLWQSFDYPADVALSGSKFGRNKVTNLNRQLISKKSLIDPGLGSYSMRLGLGGMVLQRINPSIVYWSWASGTSTSKLIPILEAILETDPRTKGLFDLTYVDNNVEEYYMYTLPDDTYSVFIQLDISGQIKLNIWSETKQSWQNLHTQPVDPCSPPATCGPFTVCNNKASASCSCMESFSQKSTHDWEFDDRTGGCIRDNPLHCTGKGNTTSSTDMFHPIAKVQLPISRQSIDVATTQSKCEEACLNSCICTAYSYNNSRCSVWHGELFSVNLNDGVGITSEDALYLRLAAKDLPNLRNRRKPNNGFVIAASAISLGMIIMLMLLIVIWRNKFKCCGSPSYDNQGSGGVIAFRYADLVHATKNFSEKLGAGGFGSVYKGVLRDSTTIAVKRLDGARQGEKQFRAEVSSIGLIQHINLVKLIGFCCEGDKRLLVYENMVNGSLDAHLFESNAAVLNWNTRYQIALGVARGLSYLHQSCHKCIIHCDIKPENILLDASFVPKVADFGLAAFVGRDFSRVLTTFRGTAGYLAPEWLSGVAITPKIDVYSFGLVLLEIISGRRNSRESYSSSNYHMEYFPVLAITKLHEGDVLSLVDPQLHGDINLEQAERACKVACWCIQDNEFDRPTMLEVVRVLEGPQEIDMPPMPRLLAAITERSDATSM